A region from the Lolium perenne isolate Kyuss_39 chromosome 4, Kyuss_2.0, whole genome shotgun sequence genome encodes:
- the LOC127292450 gene encoding non-specific lipid transfer protein GPI-anchored 15-like — MAAIAARSLVLAAAVAALLVASASAQSGCTAALVGLYPCMNYISGNDTAPTKSCCSQLSSVVQSQPQCLCSALGGDSVGGMTINKTRALEMPNACNVQTPPASKCNGAGGGSAPVAGDTPAVQTPGLGSKTTPSGYLQESGGSSLHSPASLVFALAAAAVYAMSAV; from the exons ATGGCGGCAATCGCAGCAAGAAGCCTCGTCCTGGCCGCGGCTGTCGCGGCGCTGCTGGTGGCGTCAGCGTCGGCGCAGTCCGGATGCACGGCGGCACTCGTGGGCCTGTACCCGTGCATGAATTACATCAGCGGCAACGACACGGCGCCGACCAAATCCTGCTGCTCTCAGCTCAGCTCAGTCGTGCAGTCGCAGCCGCAGTGCCTGTGCAGCGCCCTCGGCGGCGACTCCGTCGGCGGCATGACCATCAACAAGACGCGCGCGCTCGAAATGCCCAATGCGTGCAACGTGCAGACCCCGCCGGCGAGCAAGTGCAACGGCG CTGGTGGTGGCAGTGCTCCGGTCGCCGGTGACACACCGGCCGTGCAGACGCCGGGCTTGGGATCGAAGACGACGCCGTCGGGGTACCTCCAGGAGAGTGGAGGCTCGTCGCTCCACAGCCCAGCGAGTCTGGTGTTCGCGCTCGCGGCCGCTGCCGTCTACGCCATGTCCGCCGTGTGA